One stretch of Zerene cesonia ecotype Mississippi chromosome 20, Zerene_cesonia_1.1, whole genome shotgun sequence DNA includes these proteins:
- the LOC119834854 gene encoding uncharacterized WD repeat-containing protein alr3466-like, with translation MDPQRVKEAGPIAPSSVKAARKSFAVTNTYVKNVTPQKEIVTVHTSSPNIEHRSFHTEQNQIYQGEVNVLSIIDTNKDIMCCKYTEDTKDIATGFIDGIIRLFDCNTGNCTHTLVDDECRAYPGPVTAIKHRPVSKAHPITNMLLSSYVNGCIKCWKYKYDQCIYTIREKRQTLGICYHPRFTKFVTYGDDAKLNMYDEEAQTQERTFYSSGRKNIIDGHTSRIFACVFNPKSHHELISGGWDDTVMCWDDRQPYATKHFTGIHMCGEGLDFDKPGKQILTCSWQDKDIIQIWDYGSCKLIETIVPDNHQCKLYCGKLVPQTSLAVCGGSDSNVLRVVDINMKMVRILNSLSTHMVYRNSHGSRIENPGVKQP, from the exons atggacCCTCAGCGTGTAAAGGAAGCCGGACCAATAGCACCTAGTAGTGTTAAGGCAGCAAGAAAGAGTTTTGCCGTTACTAATACTTACGTGAAAAATGTCACTCCCCAAAAGGAAATTGTTACTGTACATACTAGCTCACCCAATATTGAACATCGTTCATTCCACACTgaacaaaatcaaatatatcaaGGGGAAGTGAACGTGCTTTCTATCAT CGATACAAATAAGGACATAATGTGTTGCAAATATACCGAAGACACAAAAGATATCGCAACAGGTTTTATAGATGGAATTATCAGGTTGTTTGACTGCAATACTGGAAATTGCACGCACACACTAGTAGACGACGAATGTCGTGCGTATCCTGGCCCCGTCACAGCAATCAAACATAGACCCGTTAGCAAGGCACATCCCATCACGAACATGCTATTGTCATCTT atGTAAATGGATGCATAAAGTGttggaaatataaatacgatcaatgtatttatacaataagagAAAAACGTCAAACTTTGGGTATTTGTTATCATCCACGGTTTACAAAGTTCGTGACGTATGGAGATGATGCTAAACTAAATATGTATGACGAAGAGGCTCAAACACAAGAACGAACTTTTTACTCCAG TgggagaaaaaatataatcgacGGTCATACATCGAGAATATTTGCATGTGTTTTTAACCCTAAATCTCATCATGAACTGATATCTGGAGGATGGGACGATACGGTGATGTGCTGGGATGATAGGCAACCTTAcgcaacaaaacattttacaggCATACACATGTGTGGCGAAGGATTGGACTTCGATAAACCAGGAAAGCAA ATACTCACGTGCTCGTGGCAAGATAAAgacattattcaaatttggGACTACGGCTCATGTAAACTTATAGAAACAATTGTACCGGATAACCACCAGTGCAAACTTTATTGTGGGAAGTTAGTTCCGCAGACTAGTTTAGCTGTGTGTGGTGGTTCTGATTCCAATGTGCTGCGTGTGgttgatataaatatgaaaatggtAAGAATTCTGAACTCGCTTTCCACCCACATGGTCTATAGAAATTCTCATGGGAGTAGGATTGAAAATCCTGGGGTAAAGCAGCCTTAG